Proteins co-encoded in one Amaranthus tricolor cultivar Red isolate AtriRed21 chromosome 7, ASM2621246v1, whole genome shotgun sequence genomic window:
- the LOC130818527 gene encoding uncharacterized protein LOC130818527, producing the protein MVKEKELDHLNRSQIMHELLLSLNIKGKPAHGVINEIAKNYDLHRRTVGRIWRQIRDQKKNNQVPINVNNKKKGSKARTFIPFDEKKFKSIEKAKKTSLAALCILDEQTNNFTFNDMSNVVHIDEKLFYITRTQQTFYLTPDEIEPHREIQSKRFVPKIMFMCAVPRPIFSSEGEMIFDGKMGLFLFSHEVAAQRSSKNRKRRESETKPIQSITKVHTRDMIVHKILPAIRSKWPPHLSKTIFIQQDNAKPHILDDDVVFREVATLDGFSFHLVQQPPNSPDMNVLDLGFFRSIQSLQHQKLAYNYDSK; encoded by the exons ATGGTTAAAGAAAAAGAGCTAGATCATTTAAATAGGAGTCAAATAATGCATGAGCTTTTATTGTCACTAAACATTAAAGGGAAGCCAGCACACGGGGTCATCAATGAAATTGCCAAGAACTACGATCTGCATAGGAGGACAGTAGGAAGGATATGGAGACAGATTCGGGATcaaaaaaagaataatcaaGTACCAATTAATGTCAACAACAAGAAGAAAGGCAGCAAAGCAAGGACATTCATCCCCTTTGATGAAAAAAAGTTCAAGTCAATTGAAAAAGCGAAGAAGACAAGTTTAGCAGCACT TTGCATTTTAGATGAGCAAACAAACAACTTCACATTTAATGACATGTCAAATGTAGTGCACATAGATGAAAAGTTGTTTTACATTACAAGGACACAACAAACATTTTATCTGACTCCAGATGAAATAGAGCCACATAGAGAAATCCAATCTAAAAGATTTGTGCCCaagatcatgtttatgtgtgcgGTTCCAAGACCAATCTTTTCTAGTGAAGGTGAGAtgatttttgatggaaagatgGGCTTATTTCTTTTTTCTCATGAAGTAGCAGCACAAAGAAGTTCAAAAAATAGGAAGAGACGAGAGTCAGAAACcaaaccaatacaatcaatcactaaaGTACACACAAGAGATATGATTGTGCACAAGATACTACCAGCAATTAGAAGTAAATGGCCACCACATTTAAGCAAAACAATATTCATTCAACAGGACAATGCTAAGCCACACATTTTAGATGATGATGTAGTGTTTAGAGAGGTGGCAACACTTGATGGATTTAGCTTCCacttagtgcaacaacctcctaACTCACCAGATATGAATGTGCTTGACTTAGGGTTTTTTAGGTCAATACAATCGTTACAACATCAAAAATTAGCATACAACTATGACAGTAAGTAA
- the LOC130818528 gene encoding uncharacterized protein LOC130818528, with the protein MRFGKKGKLSPKFIGPYEVTEKVGKVAYRLALPNELGKVHDVFHISQLQRYIPDKSHVLDPEPLDLDENLSYEEKPIKIIDSKVRSTRRKDIKMVKVLWANQRTQEATWETEVSMREKYPHLFAKSEYNSVNKVTIFELIP; encoded by the exons ATGAGGTTTGGCAAGAAGGGCAAGTTGAGTCCAAAGTTTATAGGACCTTATGAGGTCACAGAGAAGGTAGGAAAGGTCGCCTACAGACTAGCATTACCCAATGAGTTGGGTAAGGTCCATGATGTGTTTCACATTTCGCAGTTGCAGAGATATATTCCCGATAAATCTCATGTGCTAGACCCCGAGCCCTTGGACCTTGATGAGAATTTATCTTATGAAGAGAAGCCTATCAAGATAATAGATTCTAAGGTGCGTAGTACGAGGAGAAAAGATATAAAGATGGTGAAAGTTCTATGGGCTAACCAGCGCACACAGGAGGCAACGTGGGAAACTGAGGTTTCCATGCGTGAAAAATACCCACACCTTTTTGCtaag AGTGAGTATAATAGTGTAAATAAGGTCACGATCTTTGAGTTAATTCCTTAG